In the genome of Listeria cossartiae subsp. cossartiae, one region contains:
- a CDS encoding YisL family protein, producing the protein MWGYIHLISWVAIVVLTVTALLIYSKSAKSFTILQMINRVFYILVILSGIMMVQYSVEQSWILAIFKILMGIIVIGVVEMLLSYRKQQKPTGMFLMIFVIVVVITVSLGFYLSGGYPLFN; encoded by the coding sequence ATGTGGGGTTATATTCATTTAATTTCTTGGGTAGCCATTGTTGTATTAACAGTTACAGCTTTACTCATTTATTCCAAATCTGCAAAAAGTTTTACGATATTGCAAATGATTAATCGCGTTTTTTACATTCTCGTTATCCTAAGTGGAATTATGATGGTGCAGTACAGCGTGGAACAAAGCTGGATTCTAGCGATATTTAAAATTCTAATGGGGATTATTGTGATTGGCGTTGTAGAGATGCTGCTTAGTTATCGAAAACAACAAAAACCAACGGGCATGTTTTTAATGATTTTTGTTATTGTGGTAGTGATTACGGTATCACTAGGCTTCTATTTGTCAGGCGGATACCCATTATTTAACTAA
- a CDS encoding YitT family protein, with translation MSSKIVYREYAKKTAIAIIAALLNAIGMNFFLIPAQVYAAGLNGVAQLGSDMLRDSMNISISTGLLVLLLNIPVAILGWLKVGKSFTVFSFLTVAFMSFFLIVIPEVQVSNDILLNAIFGALIASVGIGLALKFGISTGGLDIVAMYITIKTGRSFGKYFLLLNGVIIIVAGFAYDWTFALYTLISLYVQSRVIDIIHTRHQKLTVMIMTQHSETVIKAIHENMVRGITVVDAMGGYSKEDVAMLIMVITRYELYDITHIVGEFDPKAFINVMETSSVFGDFRSEADQKLAMAMYKNKMM, from the coding sequence ATGAGTTCAAAAATAGTATATAGAGAATATGCTAAAAAAACCGCCATTGCGATTATAGCAGCACTTTTAAACGCAATAGGCATGAACTTCTTTTTAATACCAGCACAAGTTTACGCTGCTGGATTAAATGGGGTTGCACAACTAGGTTCAGACATGTTACGTGATTCAATGAATATTTCTATTTCGACAGGGCTGCTTGTTCTGTTATTAAATATTCCAGTGGCAATTTTAGGCTGGTTAAAAGTAGGGAAATCCTTTACTGTTTTCAGCTTTTTAACAGTTGCTTTTATGTCATTTTTCTTGATTGTTATTCCAGAAGTGCAAGTGTCCAACGATATTTTGCTTAATGCGATTTTTGGGGCCTTAATTGCTTCTGTAGGTATTGGTTTGGCTTTGAAATTTGGTATTTCTACTGGCGGACTTGATATCGTAGCAATGTACATAACAATTAAGACGGGGCGCTCTTTTGGAAAGTATTTCTTGCTTCTAAATGGTGTTATTATAATTGTCGCAGGGTTCGCCTATGATTGGACATTCGCGCTCTATACGCTGATTTCTTTGTATGTTCAAAGTAGAGTGATTGATATTATTCATACGAGACATCAGAAATTAACAGTGATGATTATGACGCAACACTCCGAGACTGTTATTAAAGCAATTCATGAAAACATGGTGCGGGGTATTACAGTTGTAGATGCGATGGGTGGCTACTCAAAAGAAGATGTAGCAATGCTAATTATGGTAATTACTCGTTATGAATTATATGATATTACGCACATTGTCGGAGAATTTGACCCTAAAGCCTTTATTAATGTCATGGAGACCTCTAGCGTGTTCGGGGATTTCCGTTCTGAGGCAGACCAAAAATTGGCAATGGCAATGTATAAAAATAAAATGATGTAA
- a CDS encoding Cof-type HAD-IIB family hydrolase, which translates to MNQPYELKEQTMSKKLIVLDLDGTTLRDDLTISSHTKNTLEKARMAGHEVMIATGRPYRISGSYYHELGLTTPIVNFNGAVYHHPRLTTFAEGYHHAIDLHVVHELLDFSNDFALDNIAAEVQDNVFLKEHNNSVPETFHLGTENIVFGNIRDAIQSDATSLLFFGKMDQLDLISKHLDESLSGVISHHTWGASAWPAVEIIKYGIHKAIGVQAAAKTLGFDRKDIIAFGDETNDLQMLDYAGVGVAMGNAAESVKNVANVVTASNQDDGIALYLEENLNL; encoded by the coding sequence TTGAACCAACCATATGAATTAAAGGAGCAAACTATGTCTAAAAAATTAATCGTACTAGACCTTGACGGCACAACACTTAGAGATGATTTAACTATCTCCTCGCATACAAAAAATACTTTAGAAAAAGCACGCATGGCTGGTCATGAAGTTATGATCGCAACAGGCCGCCCATACCGAATTAGCGGTTCTTACTACCACGAACTTGGATTAACCACACCGATTGTTAATTTCAACGGCGCTGTTTATCATCATCCTAGACTTACTACATTCGCTGAAGGATACCATCATGCCATTGATTTACATGTTGTTCACGAGTTACTTGATTTCTCCAACGACTTTGCATTAGATAATATCGCGGCTGAAGTACAGGACAATGTCTTTTTGAAAGAACACAACAACAGTGTCCCTGAAACATTCCATTTAGGTACGGAAAATATCGTATTTGGAAATATCCGTGATGCTATTCAATCCGATGCTACTTCCTTATTATTTTTCGGGAAAATGGATCAACTAGATTTAATCAGCAAACATTTAGATGAATCACTTTCTGGCGTTATTTCCCACCATACATGGGGAGCATCTGCTTGGCCTGCAGTGGAAATTATTAAATATGGGATCCACAAAGCAATCGGCGTTCAAGCTGCTGCCAAAACACTAGGCTTTGATCGTAAAGATATCATTGCATTCGGCGACGAGACAAATGATTTACAAATGCTAGATTATGCAGGCGTTGGTGTTGCAATGGGCAATGCTGCTGAATCCGTAAAAAACGTAGCGAATGTGGTAACCGCCTCCAACCAAGATGATGGCATCGCTCTATATTTAGAAGAAAATTTAAACTTATAA
- the yjfP gene encoding esterase, which yields MIQVENEQIAGIPVLHISNSENADKMLPTIIFYHGFTSQKELYLHYGYLLAQRGFRVVLPDAKLHGERLQGANPEDQATFFWDVIETNIKEFPLIIDELIKAGKTDPNRIGVGGVSMGAITSLGLLGQHEDIKVAVSLMGSAYYVDFAKELSKYALAQGLTFPYDVDERILSLQKYDLTQNITKINNRPLLLWHGKKDDVVPFAYSEKLYQTLVEDSLADNVQFIIDDNAKHKVSVEGMLQGVSFFEKFL from the coding sequence ATGATTCAAGTAGAAAATGAACAAATTGCGGGAATACCAGTTTTACATATTAGCAATAGCGAAAATGCAGATAAAATGTTACCAACAATCATCTTTTATCATGGTTTTACTTCTCAAAAAGAACTGTATTTACATTATGGATATTTGCTTGCACAGCGAGGTTTTCGTGTGGTTTTACCAGATGCGAAGTTGCACGGGGAGCGCCTTCAAGGAGCGAATCCAGAAGATCAAGCGACGTTCTTTTGGGATGTGATAGAAACGAATATCAAGGAATTCCCATTAATTATAGATGAACTAATTAAAGCTGGGAAAACAGACCCGAATCGTATTGGTGTTGGTGGAGTTTCGATGGGAGCTATCACATCGCTTGGGCTTCTTGGGCAACATGAAGATATTAAAGTGGCAGTTAGCTTAATGGGAAGCGCGTATTACGTTGATTTTGCTAAGGAGCTATCTAAATATGCACTAGCACAAGGACTAACATTCCCTTATGACGTTGATGAGCGAATTTTATCCTTGCAAAAATACGACTTAACTCAAAATATTACTAAAATAAACAACCGTCCATTGCTACTTTGGCACGGTAAAAAAGATGATGTTGTACCGTTTGCTTATAGTGAAAAATTATATCAAACGCTTGTGGAAGATAGCTTGGCGGATAATGTGCAATTTATCATTGACGATAATGCGAAACACAAAGTTTCCGTCGAAGGAATGCTGCAAGGAGTTAGTTTTTTTGAGAAATTCTTATAA
- a CDS encoding metal-sulfur cluster assembly factor, with product MDEQLKENLMGALEQVIDPELGIDIVNIGLVYDVELDDDGLCTVSMTLTTMGCPLAGILTEQVQMALSDIPEVKDTNVNLVWNPPWTKDRMSRYAKIALGIR from the coding sequence ATGGATGAGCAACTGAAAGAAAACCTAATGGGCGCACTAGAACAAGTTATCGATCCAGAACTTGGTATTGATATTGTGAACATTGGGCTTGTATATGATGTTGAGTTAGATGATGACGGGCTTTGCACAGTATCAATGACGCTTACAACAATGGGATGTCCGCTTGCTGGTATTTTGACTGAGCAAGTACAAATGGCGTTAAGTGATATTCCAGAAGTGAAGGATACAAATGTAAACCTTGTTTGGAATCCACCTTGGACTAAAGATCGTATGTCACGCTATGCAAAAATAGCGCTCGGGATACGCTAA
- a CDS encoding GNAT family N-acetyltransferase codes for MNYEMISNYKENKLYRDSFNRLAESTFDINFEEWFNQGFWNDKYVCYSYIDNEEVIANVSINKMSLIYQGKDYSALQIGTVMTHPNYRGQGLAKELLEHVIAKYEAQYDFLYLFANDSVLDFYPKFGFERVEESSFTVDVSSLKRKSANIKKLNPDNNTDFQLISRIVSEKTPLSNILDVKESEDLLMFYVLIALKNELYYIEEIDTIVLMEQEDADLYVLDILSTKKLDVVEVLSYLPTKKIETIHLLFTPEKSKYIDAAHIIETEDMLFVRPNILTSEPYFLFPATSHA; via the coding sequence ATGAATTATGAAATGATAAGTAACTACAAAGAGAATAAATTATATCGCGATAGTTTTAATAGACTTGCTGAAAGTACTTTTGATATTAATTTTGAAGAATGGTTTAATCAAGGTTTTTGGAATGATAAATACGTTTGTTATTCTTATATCGATAATGAGGAAGTCATCGCGAATGTTTCCATTAATAAAATGAGCTTAATTTATCAAGGCAAGGATTATAGCGCTCTCCAAATTGGCACCGTTATGACGCACCCTAATTACCGTGGTCAGGGACTTGCTAAGGAATTATTAGAACATGTAATAGCCAAATATGAAGCCCAATATGACTTCCTATATCTATTTGCCAATGATTCTGTATTAGATTTCTATCCGAAATTTGGTTTTGAGCGTGTCGAGGAAAGTAGTTTTACTGTCGATGTAAGCAGTTTGAAACGAAAGTCTGCTAATATAAAAAAACTGAATCCCGATAATAATACCGATTTTCAGCTAATAAGTCGTATTGTATCTGAAAAAACTCCACTTTCTAACATACTGGATGTCAAAGAAAGTGAAGATTTACTGATGTTTTATGTATTAATCGCATTAAAAAACGAGCTTTACTATATTGAAGAAATAGATACGATTGTTCTGATGGAACAGGAAGATGCTGATTTATATGTACTCGACATTCTTAGTACGAAAAAACTTGATGTGGTGGAAGTTTTAAGTTATCTGCCGACTAAAAAAATCGAAACAATTCATCTTCTATTTACGCCAGAAAAGAGCAAATACATTGATGCGGCACATATCATTGAAACGGAAGATATGTTGTTTGTGCGGCCGAATATACTTACAAGTGAGCCTTATTTCTTATTTCCAGCGACCTCTCACGCTTGA
- a CDS encoding PTS lactose/cellobiose transporter subunit IIA, with protein sequence MEIQVEEAVVKLILHGGNTRKEAYKAIDYAEKYQFDKADEHLQIAQDQFQEGHIWQTKLVSIRDSETVAHPSFLLIHGQDHLMTAQAELQLAKRIIEQYKHQQRLEERLTKLENQA encoded by the coding sequence ATGGAAATTCAAGTAGAAGAAGCTGTTGTAAAACTTATTTTGCATGGTGGAAACACACGTAAAGAAGCATATAAAGCAATTGATTATGCAGAAAAGTATCAGTTCGACAAAGCGGATGAACATCTACAAATCGCACAAGATCAATTTCAAGAAGGCCATATTTGGCAAACAAAATTAGTATCTATTCGCGACTCAGAAACAGTAGCTCACCCGTCATTTTTATTAATTCACGGGCAAGACCACTTAATGACTGCACAAGCAGAATTACAACTCGCTAAAAGGATCATTGAACAGTATAAACATCAACAGCGTTTAGAAGAGCGTCTGACAAAACTTGAAAATCAAGCGTGA
- a CDS encoding type 1 glutamine amidotransferase domain-containing protein has translation MTLKGKKVIALVSEDFEDLELWYPVLRLREAGASVHLVAEEAKKVYHGKYGVPVTSDYDFDSVRAEDYDGILVPGGWSPDKLRRFDSVLNLVRAFDKAKKPIGQICHAGWVLVSAGILEGVNVTSTPGIKDDMTNAGAIWHNEPVVTDGHIISSRRPPDLPEYLPAFISALED, from the coding sequence ATGACTTTAAAAGGTAAAAAAGTTATTGCGCTTGTCAGTGAAGACTTTGAGGATTTAGAGCTTTGGTATCCGGTGCTTAGATTGCGTGAGGCAGGCGCTTCGGTACATCTAGTGGCAGAGGAAGCGAAAAAAGTTTATCACGGTAAGTACGGAGTCCCTGTTACTTCTGACTATGATTTTGATTCTGTTCGCGCAGAAGATTATGATGGAATTTTAGTTCCAGGTGGCTGGTCCCCGGATAAGTTGCGTCGTTTTGATAGCGTACTGAATTTGGTTCGTGCTTTTGATAAAGCGAAGAAGCCAATCGGACAAATTTGCCATGCTGGTTGGGTACTTGTTTCTGCCGGGATTTTAGAAGGTGTGAATGTGACAAGTACGCCAGGAATTAAAGATGATATGACGAATGCGGGAGCTATTTGGCATAATGAGCCGGTTGTAACAGACGGACACATTATTTCAAGTCGTCGCCCACCAGACCTACCAGAATATTTACCAGCGTTCATTTCCGCTTTAGAAGATTAA